The region AGTGCGCGTAGCGCGGGCAAAAAATCCCTAGTAATAAGGAATGTGTATAACGATCATTATTGGAGttgaaatataaaaaaatatcttaAACCACTAAaacttattattttataatatatataaggAACCCACTAAGATACTTTTGGAGTTGCTCTTACTAATTAAAGAGAGGGGAAAGCGCAGTCTTTCAGTACCTGTATCACCCTCAGAAAAGGAATCTCCATCAGAATAGTCTACCAGGTGTAATCTCACCCAAACCAGTTGCTACTCAACCTGCCCACAGGTTCAAGCAGGATTCTTGGAAAAGGTTCAGGCATGATTGTAGAAAGGAGGAATCTATTTGTTTTCCTAAAGCAAAGCATTTATGCATAGCACCTCCTAGCTGCACCCAGACCGTGCTTAGAAGTTGTGGAAAGAAAACATAATCAGAGACTAGAGATATGTCAAAAAAAGAACTCAAAAGATGCTTAATTTTAATGCAAAAAAGATCATGCTGCCAGGTGAATGCCAGATTAAAATGTGCGGTTCTCCGCCACACTATAGAATAATACCGGGATAGATTTTGGGGATCTGGTGACAGTGTATGTTAAAAAATTTATGGCAATTAATTGTCCATTGTAGTATATGCTTAAAAAGAATGAGCAACTAAGATGCATAAAATGTTCCCAACTACAGTCTAAATGCTTTCTGCTAATGATCTCTAGTTCATCCAAGCCCTGCGTACACCCTTTGGAAAAATCTGAAGAGAAGTACACGGCAATGCTATCTTTCTTTTGCTCATTGTTTTTCTTTCTAATTAAAGTTCCCCCATGGTGCCAATATCTCCATTTCAGAATAAACACTATAGATTTTCTCCAGGAGGCAACTCTGCAAATTTTGGTGGAGTTCCAAGTACACGTTCCATGTCAAAACGAACCTCGATATTGCGAATACCATATCCTACCACCATCAGCCAGTAAAGCAGTTTCGCAAGTTCTGGTGCAGTCGTCTCTGTTACACtagtctgtaaaaatataaaaggCCAAACATAGTCCTTCAGTTTCCATTAGTTTTAACAGGGTAGATTAACAATCATAATATTTACTTATCGTACAATAAAGTCAAGAAAAATTCTAGCCCACAATTAGCAGAAAAGGTGACATACCCGTGTTCAGCTACCCTGAATATGAAAATTGTTAAATTTTAAACCCTAATTATAGAATATTAATTGCTCTGTATGCATCTTTATTTCATATATAGAACATGCGAAACCAAACTGCCGCCATAATTTTAACCATGCAACAATGCTAATGTAGTAGCAAGGTTCATTCTTTTCTTGTTTGTGACTGGCCGCGCAGAAAGAGAAATTCCATAGTAAAGAGCTTGAAGATAGGGTCAAAGAATATATCACACCAATCATCAATTACAAGTCACTTTTTTATGGAAATACATACGATGAAGTTGACAACGGACCTTCATCTTATCAGGATCAGACACAGCCAAGAGGCGCTTGATGAACGTGTTCATTGCCAGAACAACATCTTCTCCAGCAGTACTTGTCAAGTCCTGAAATATGATAAATATATTTGCTTTTTGTGGGAAAAATGAAAGTTAATGCTTAAAAGACCGGCATCAGGGTTCTTTAATAATTCATATCATATCCGTTCGGAAGTAAATTGAAATGATTAAATTTCTCAGCCCAAAAGTACGGTAGAACAAAAGCTAAAATTTCACATTtatcaaatttaataatatacaaTCATAGTGCACCTGCAGCAGAAACTTATAACAAAAAAATATTGGGTTAGCAACCATATTTCGAAACACCCGGAATCGTCAGCTCCTAACCTTCAGATTTTGGGGCTCTAGCGACTTAAGATATTCCAACAATTCATTCTGTCCATTAGCAGACTTCCTTCCTACTTGTCGGTTAAGTTCCTCAATTTCTGCTTCCAGCAACTCAATATACTTTGCAGCATCTATTGTCTCAGGACCAGAAACATTATTCCATTTAATGACTTCACCCGAAACCTTTTTCTGTGTACCTGGTGCATAATCTGGCACATCCTGTGAAGTACTGATATTAGTTAACAAACCGTGGAAAATGAATTTATAGCAATTGGATTAAGTAGGTGTAAGTGTGCTTTTTAGTAGATTGTTAGCAATATTAATTATTGCAAGGTAGCTTCAGATGTAGGCAAAGCAACTCAATTTAGTTCAAAGACATTGAAACTAGTAGACAACATACGGGAGTAATGACTAGCATAAAAAATACTCATTCTCGACATGCAACCCATGATCTGTTACTTTCAAAAACCAGCCAAGGAAATTATAAAAAAAGAACATAATGCACTTGCCTTCTTTTCTTGTGTATCAGGAAGAGCAACTTGTTCTAAACTGTGCTGCAATTCAAGCCTGTACTGAGCATTCCTGAACATATACCCGGTCATTAAGACACTGTACATGAGCTGCGCAAGATTTTCAGCAACCTATACAAGTGCCAGTAGATTCTAGTTAAAGCCAAGCGCCAAAATTGTAAAACCATTCAGGTTTGGTTAGTAAAGTATTTCAGCATCTTTATATACTTACGGTTGTTACTGTAACTGCAAAGAACTGTGGGGGTAGTGTCCCAATCATATTTGTTACTGTTTGACGCATAGCCTCAACTACCTACAGAAATACAAGACAAACAAATTTGGTTGAGCTTTACACGAGCCACTTCATATTTAAATGGATAAAAATGTCTAGAAAAATACAGTAATAACTAAAAACAATATAAGATACCTGTTGTGGAGCTCTTTTAACAAACATCTCCATGAATTCAGGCTGTACATTTTTAACGTACTCCAATAGAATTTCCTTCCGGCTTTTTTGCTAGGGGTCCAAACAAAAATATCAGAACCATGGGTTAAGCTGATATTAACTCCAACTATGCAAACCAAATTTACAGTTTGAGCTAGCACAGGAATATAGTTTTTTTACATCCCCTAATTACCGAAAGGGATTAAAAAGAGGCTGACAAAGCTAATCAGGAAAAAGCACAACAGCGCAAAAAGCCATTCTCAAGTGACGTGCAGCATCTACAATCTACTATAGATTTGTGCATTAAGCGGTCTTTTCTAATCATTGTAATTAGTACAATTTCTTCACACTTTTCTTCAACTCGGAGACAAGACAACCACTTAACAATAACACTAGATAATCAACGCAGGCAAACAATAATAACTGTAACAATACTAAAGCACCTAAATTTCGGTATCAGTTTAAAAACCTctaaaaaattctaaaaatttgCCAACACATATACAATTCAAACACAAAATCGACGGCAATACAAAAAGCAATAGACACAAAAAATCATAAGAAACATACATACATAACAGCTTACCAGAGTTCCATTAGGGGGTTTAGAATCACTAGAAgcattgttattgttgttgttgttgtcgTCGTTGTTGTCGTTGTTGTTGTCTGATGATTGAGCTTTGAGAATTAAAGTGGACCCTCTGTGAAATTTTCTTACAGGAAATTTAACATAAAAATTACTATTTGAGATGAAATTATTGTTTGGAAACGATTGGACCAACAATCTCGAAGAATGTGAGCAGACGACCGAGGGTTTTAAGGTTACAGAATACATTTGAATATGTTAGTTTGGGGCTCTCTGTAAAAAAACCCTAGAATTATGTTTTATCATCATTCGTCCATTAACCGATGATGGCCGGGAGAGATTTGTTTGAGTGAGTGTGGGTGCAGGGGGTTATCTTGGCTGGGCCCCATTAATTACACATCCGTCGAATTCAACGGTGTGGATTCATCAACCAATTGTTGTATTTGTAAGTCGGGACCGGTTGGCGTTTACATGGGGCTGTGTACTATGAGATATGGATGCACAAAAAGTCCGGGCCCGAAAATCTGGCCCGGCTCGATCCGGTCAAAACCCGGTCAAGTCTGGCTCGGTTCCGGCCCGAGCTTCGGGCCTCGACGGACCCTATATTTTTAGGTAAAATCCGGCCCGACCCGGTTAAAAACCCGGGCTTCGGCCCGGCCGGCCCGATAAAAAACCCGAAAAAGTccggttataatctgattattttaatatattttcttatatatttataaattcatatttactataaatataaataatactttaaacacatatatattaacatatttgtgattaataatattatttatatacttcgttgcataaataatgaaaaaaatataacaagtacactatatatatttggatatcattgttatcataacaatgataaaacatattattttataaacatgtttatttttttccgaacttaaatgttttcaacgaagtaatgttttcaacgaagtaataTTTTCGTAAAATATTCGATctgatttaaattagaaaaaaccccggcccgatccgatccggcccgaaaaaaagcccggttaggcTCGCCTCGAGGGGCCAAACGGGCTTTGACATTTTcggaaagcccggcccggtcaaagtcaaaACCCGAAAAGCTCGGCTCGATCAAAGcccgggctttttaaggcccggtcAAAACCCGGCCCGATGGCCCTTTTGTGCATTTCTACCCTGACAGCACCCGCAGGGCGGGGTCAAGTTGTACACGTGAACGCGTAAATTATTCAAATggcttgttaggtaatgaatataACACAGAGGGTGTGAAagtattttgaatatttttaaaaaaattaaattttagtTGTTTGGTTAACAAAACAGATTAAAAATGTAACTATATTATGTTAATTGAAATAAAACAATGTCcacaatatttcaaaattcacttaattttatattaaaattaagctagtgtcttgctacaaattctgaGTTCTTTGTAAaaaaagaactcagcttcttccttaagagagttacaagaaattttaGATCTGTTTGATATAATTTAAAAGCAATGGACCCgcgtttactttatagattagtaaacacaggtttacacatcatgcaataaaatgtactaaaccctactttaaatTATCTCTAAAGTTtttcatttctggcttagtgtatctttgtaaatcctgtgaatctgtgacttttctttgtcagttaatcttggcattTGATCATGCACTCTTCAAGTTggttttgtagacttttcaatctaactgattagatcgtttgttgattgataatcttgaatatttaacttgtctgcattctgtacttaagtttcttatcgagatctccagtttgttgtttagagaactgacatctcgataagtataatggcttatcgagatctcttagttctctataagtgctTTGACTTGCCGAGGTCTCTGAGGTCtccgagttctctataagtgaaatTGGCTTGTCGAAGTCTCCCAACTTCTACATGTAGAAATcatttatcgatatctctaagatctctataagtattttaacttgtcgatatatctgagatctctaatgagagaattgacttgtcaatatctccaatcttcatatcttcattttaacttgtcgatatctctgagttctctaatacagaaatgacttgtcgatatctctgagatctctataggcattttgacttgtcgatatctttgagatctctaatgataatttgacttgtcgatatctccaatcttcatgtcttcatttgacttgtcgacatctctgagacttctctataagctgttttagacttctcgataagtcattctggagttctcggatgacttctctatatgacttgatctgtgatttacagtgttacagatttcggaaatcggaactattcggttgaggtaccgatttataatttatcggacgatttttaaaaaatcagaTGATTAGTCGgcgatttatcggaaatcggtcaaatcagacaaatatttttgaccgatttttgagcgatttatcggcgatttttgaaaaatcgacCGAATTCTATAACAGAGGTGATTTGTAGATATCTTgatttagaatatttttcctaaaacagatttattcaactccaaacttttTCATAATATCTCTGAGCCATTATCTTTTTgttcttcttccagagtttattcttagacttgagactgtttatagaaaaatacttcagtcgaaaatttgacatttttacaaactcaagtgatataatacaaaatacaaaattaGATTATTATAGAACCaattcttagggttgtcaattttaCTTAGttttgttatagtacatgcatgtcttgcacaacaatctcccccaatttgtgagaagattgtttatcacaaattcatgtctggtaacaagactaaccccaagttacagtGAACAATAAATATCATATACAAAATTGACAGAAGTACAACTTGTATACATTAAGTGATTACATGAGTTTGAAGGTACATTCATCACACAAATTTCTCATAGCCAGTTTCTtgtctaatgaggtcctttaagtCTACAAGTACTTGCAATTCTTCTATGATTtgagtccctcttagagcttccacaagtttgagccactcatctaatgaataaccattcaAGTAACAAACTTTAAATCTTGAGAATCTGTCAACCTTGATGTTTAGAAAGtatccatcttttgatattcGGCTCATCCCCTTTACCTTGAGTTCTTTAGATTTTTGGTCAAACATTTCTATCTCTTCAATATATTTTCTTTCCATCTCCTCTCTTTCAGCCTTCTcttttgctcttctttcttcccttactATCAACCATACACCCAATACAGATCTACATGTTattgtaccagtatccttatcatTTAGTAAGCTAATCACCCTTTTCATTTCTGTGGTTTAATATATATCCATTAAATTTATGCCAAATAAAGTGTAGGATCCAtcttgatagtagattcttacttctctcaatgatacaacccaaactttaaCCATTttttcagctaattgttgaaagtagtcatcatctgtgatgcaccagtttaagggtagaaaatctttttgattaaagcagttccagatggccctctcagtaacttgcagttCTTTTGGCTTTCTTCCAACTGATTTGTAATGGGTTTTGATTGGTGGCTTAaaagaaggtaggtttgagattttctttagagaagTTTGGCTTGAAGTGATAGGTATTTTCAGTATTGTGTTAGCAGTGTATTTGTACAAGAATTTAGGCTTAGAGGGTAGAGGTGGTAGAATGTTTAAGTTTGTTGGCTTAGGGGTTTGAGTttgattgatttggattggtaggGTATTTTTCTTTGGTTCTTAaccatcctccttcttcttccttcttctctcttcacccttct is a window of Apium graveolens cultivar Ventura chromosome 11, ASM990537v1, whole genome shotgun sequence DNA encoding:
- the LOC141697769 gene encoding uncharacterized protein LOC141697769 is translated as MYSVTLKPSVVCSHSSRLLVQSFPNNNFISNSNFYVKFPVRKFHRGSTLILKAQSSDNNNDNNDDNNNNNNNASSDSKPPNGTLQKSRKEILLEYVKNVQPEFMEMFVKRAPQQVVEAMRQTVTNMIGTLPPQFFAVTVTTVAENLAQLMYSVLMTGYMFRNAQYRLELQHSLEQVALPDTQEKKDVPDYAPGTQKKVSGEVIKWNNVSGPETIDAAKYIELLEAEIEELNRQVGRKSANGQNELLEYLKSLEPQNLKDLTSTAGEDVVLAMNTFIKRLLAVSDPDKMKTSVTETTAPELAKLLYWLMVVGYGIRNIEVRFDMERVLGTPPKFAELPPGENL